The Drechmeria coniospora strain ARSEF 6962 chromosome 02, whole genome shotgun sequence genome has a segment encoding these proteins:
- a CDS encoding putative RPL43B-60S large subunit ribosomal protein produces MTKRTKKVGVTGKYGTRYGASLRKQVKKMEITQHAKYVCTFCGKTTVKRHSTGIWDCKSCKRTIAGGAYVVATPAAAAMRSTLRRLREIAEV; encoded by the exons ATGACCAAGCGCACGAAGAAGGTCGGCGTCAC CGGCAAGTACGGTACTCG CTACGGTGCTTCCCTGCGTAAGCAGGTCAAGAAGATGGAAATCACCCAGCACGCCAAGTACGTCTGCACATTCTGCGGCAAGACCACCGTCAAGCGCCACTCCACCGGCATCTGGGACTGCAAGTCCTGCAAACGAACCATCGCTGGCGGTGCCTATGTTGTTGC cacccccgccgccgccgccatgcgaTCGACTCTGCGAAGACTGAGGGAGATTGCCGAGGTGTAA
- a CDS encoding sporulation protein RMD1 produces MDGNSHSNANSNENNESTPLLAAAAAASSSAHSRPRNPRTVTFSADPVTKTFQPDSNPVHASRSQHVSNGSHAVIGSGGTSAPPVLAALNNKLRRRNSHGALQSALHSPVGAKIGPQRSTKKTEKLKLLPNPDIEDGEDEESGREVYSQYTRIKDPTARRDAARLGKGDRNRLPRVTAYCTANRYEMDALMRFLKGRGKTRGANPKLIDECIYTPYAYGHPGKGHDVSFPVHERRHSTGGERFSDEVSREQFRTGLRQESRYDSGYGGDFPADGTDPDADVRHLSGEVLLGPSVSGHIPAAEAVPDFDTQIHTPEVFLFDYGVVVIWGMTEAHESRFLKDISKFELEKLAPDDVETEHFNFYYTREYQARIYNDFITLRDKNNYMTKLAISHALAQSVKTSLFEELIASTIDTCKDIPTQIALTGKINLSRSQINMQIGELFILRISIHLNGSVLDTPELFWAEPQLEPVYQAVRSYLEMDQRVGLLTERLDVIADLLAVLKDQLSHGHGEKLEWIVIVLIAMEIVVAAVNIVVDLYAGEI; encoded by the exons ATGGATGGCAACTCCCACTCCAACGCCAACAGCAACGAAAACAATGAAAGCACACCCCTGttagccgccgccgccgccgcctcttcctcggcacACAGCCGACCGCGGAATCCGAGGACGGTCACCTTCAGCGCCGATCCCGTGACCAAGACCTTTCAGCCCGACTCGAACCCCGTCCACGCCAGCCGATCCCAGCATGTCTCGAACGGTAGTCATGCCGTAATCGGCTCCGGTGGCACGTCCGCTCCCCCCGTGCTCGCCGCCTTAAACAATAAGTTGCGCCGGCGGAACAGTCACGGGGCCTTGCAGTCTGCGCTCCACAGTCCTGTCGGGGCCAAGATTGGGCCGCAGAGGAGCACGAAGAAGACGGAGAAGCTCAAGCTTCTTCCCAACCCCGATATCGAGGATGGCGAAGATGAGGAGAGCGGTCGAGAGGTCTACTCGCAGTACACCCGCATCAAGGACCCCACCGCGAGGAGAGATGCGGCGAGACTGGGCAAGGGGGACCGCAATCGGCTCCCGCGCGTCACCGCCTACTGCACTGCGAACCGGTACGAAATGGATGCACTCATGCGATTCCTCAAGGGTCGCGGCAAGACCCGCGGCGCCAACCCCAAGCTCATCGACGAGTGCATATACACGCCGTACGCCTATGGCCACCCGGGCAAGGGCCACGATGTTTCCTTCCCGGTGCACGAACGACGGCATTCCACCGGCGGCGAAAGGTTTAGCGACGAGGTGAGCCGGGAGCAATTTCGCACCGGCCTTCGTCAAGAGTCCAGGTACGACTCCGGCTACGGAGGCGACTTTCCAGCCGACGGCACTGATCCGGACGCGGATGTTCGTCATCTCAGCGGCGAAGTCTTGCTCGGGCCCAGTGTTTCCGGCCACATtcccgcggccgaggccgtgccGGACTTTGACACGCAGATCCACACGCCCGAGGTCTTTCTGTTCGATTACGGCGTCGTCGTAATATGGGGCATGACGGAGGCGCACGAGTCCCGGTTCCTGAAGGACATTTCCAAGTTTGAGCTTGAGAAGCTCGCACCAGATGATGTGGAGACGGAGCATTTCAACTTCTACTACACCCGCGAATACCAGGCGCGGATATACAATGACTTTATCACGCTAAGAGATAAGAACAATTACATGACGAAGCTGGCTATATCACACGCGCTGGCGCAGAGTGTCAAG ACGTCGCTATTCGAGGAGCTGATTGCCTCCACCATCGATACTTGCAAGGACATCCCGACTCAGATTGCCCTGACAGGCAAGATCAACCTCAGCCGCTCGCAGATTAACATGCAGATAGGCGAGCTATTCATCCTCCGCATCAGCATCCACCTCAACGGATCTGTGCTGGACACCCCCGAGCTGTTCTGGGCCGAACCGCAACTGGAGCCCGTGTACCAGGCAGTGAGGAGCTATCTGGAGATGGACCAGCGCGTCGGTTTGCTTACCGAGCGCTTGGACGTCATCGCCGACCTTCTCGCCGTGCTGAAGGATCAGCTAAGCCATGGCCACGGTGAGAAGCTTGAATGGATTG TTATCGTACTTATCGCCATGGAGATTGTTGTTGCAGCTGTCAATATAGTAGTGGATCTTTATGCTGGCGAAATTTAA
- a CDS encoding HMG box protein, which yields MAPQSGESCISESSPLPCVPDRLHSSSPSCTVDSARSFLPRGQPQGQPQEHYRLPLPMAVVIMPLKRKFAEVDAPPTAVPPSLPPSVEEAYRRKCVQLKNRTNEVEDANDAARLRLARIKRQVEKLRIERAFLLEQLAKRTSTNVEDSEGSPSPPPTLAEFRSELDANPRKPKDKPLRIKKGHRKSAANDAESKPGTSKDPASPNSGSQSHPPEGRSKDGKSAANGVGKPSKNPRSAFEAYCLEARPALKAKNKDEDVNIEEELAREWENLPEAEKDEFRVKFEEESKNQQEKAGKDGSESKKKEDRGGDGKDDKPETQDEDVEMANYDTEDQETQVDKDGDD from the exons ATGGCGCCGCAGTCCGGTGAGTCTTGTATTTCTGAATCATCCCCCCTCCCTTGCGTACCGGATCGTTTGcactcttcctcgccgagctgcacTGTCGATTCCGCCCGTTCCTTTTTGCCGCGAGGTCAACCGCAAGGTCAACCGCAAGAGCATTATCGCCTTCCGCTgcccatggccgtcgtcatcatgcCCCTGAAAAGAAAGTTTGCCGAAGTTGACGCTCCTCCCACAGCCGTACCACCCTCGCTTCCCCCCTCTGTCGAAGAGGCCTACCGTCGCAAATGCGTCCAGCTCAAAAATCGCACAAACGAAGTCGAGGACGCCAACGACGCCGCTCGACTGCGCCTCGCCCGGATAAAGCGTCAGGTCGAGAAGCTACGGATCGAGAGGGCATTTCTGCTTGAGCAGCTTGCCAAGCGGACGAGCACCAACGTGGAGGATTCCGAGGGCAGCCCCAGCCCTCCTCCCACG CTGGCCGAATTCCGAAGCGAGCTGGATGCTAACCCCCGGAAGCCCAAGGACAAGCCTCTACGGATCAAGAAGGGTCATCGAAAGAGTGCCGCCAATGACGCCGAGTCGAAGCCCGGCACGTCCAAAGACCCTGCGTCGCCAAACTCCGGATCCCAGTCTCACCCCCCCGAAGGTCGGTCCAAGGACGGTAAGTCGGCGGCGAACGGGGTCGGCAAGCCATCGAAGAATCCTCGCAGCGCCTTCGAAGCCTACTGCCTCGAGGCCCGGCCCGCGCTGAAGGCCAAGAACAAGGACGAAGATGTGAATATTGAGGAAGAGCTCGCACGCGAGTGGGAGAATCTGCCAGAAGCTGAGAAGGATGAATTTCGGGTCAAGTTTGAAGAGGAGTCCAAAAATCAGCAGGAAAAGGCCGGCAAGGATGGCTCGGAGTCCAAAAAGAAAGAGGACCGAGGTGGGGATGGTAAGGACGACAAGCCGGAGACacaggacgaggacgtcgagatgGCCAACTACGACACGGAGGACCAAGAGACGCAGGTGGACAAGGACGGAGACGACTAG
- a CDS encoding T-complex protein 1, theta subunit: MSLNIPNAPNAGLFKGGYNNYDSEDGAVLRNIEACRAIASTVQTSLGPYGCNKVVINHLQKMILTSDAATILRELDVVHPAAKLLVMASQQQESEMGDATNLVIILAGELLRKAEDLLRMGLKTADIVIGYEKAQKFALDTLEKLAVDKVEDIRDQEELSKAIRTVIASKQNGNEDFLADLVAEAVLAVLPKNPANFNVDNIRVVKIMGGSLDQSRVVKGMVFPKEPDGSVKKARRAKVGVYTCPIDTSQTETKGTVLLHNAKEMMDFSKGEETQLETAIKELHDSGLRVVVCGDKIGDLAMHYLNRFGILAIRILSKFELRRVCRVVGATPLARLGAPMPDEMGSIDVVETLEIGGDRVTVFRQEDEVTRTATLVLRGATQNHLDDVERAVDDGVNVVKAITRDPRLVPGAGATEIQLSTRIQAQGEKTPGLSQYAIKKYGEAFEVIPRTLAESCGLDATEVLSRLYAAHHKGEDGDTGVDIENNDDSGTLDATEEGILDLLASKHWAIKLATEAARTVLSVDQIIVARQAGGPKPPGPNPNWDED; the protein is encoded by the exons ATGTCGCTCAACATCCCCAACGCCCCGAACGCGGGTCTCTTCAAAGGTGGCTACAACAA CTACGACTCCGAAGATGGCGCCGTCCTGCGCAACATTGAGGCCTGCAGAGCCATTGCCTCGACTGTGCAGACCTCTCTCGGCCCTTATGGCTGCAACAAAGTCGTCATCAACCACCTGCAGAAGATGATCCTCACCTCCGACGCCGCTACCATCCtccgcgagctcgacgtcgttcACCCCGCCGCCAAGCTGCTTGTCATGGCGAGCCAGCAGCAAGAATCCGAGATGGGCGATGCCACGAacctcgtcatcatccttGCTGGCGAACTCCTGCGAAAAGCCGAGGACCTGCTGCGCATGGGCCTCAAGACGGCcgacatcgtcatcggctACGAAAAGGCGCAAAAGTTTGCCCTCGACACACTCGAGAAGCTTGCCGTTGACAAGGTCGAGGACATTCGCGACCAGGAGGAGCTCAGCAAAGCCATCCGAACCGTCATCGCCAGCAAGCAAAACGGAAACGAGGATTTCCTTGCCGatctcgtcgccgaagcTGTCCTGGCCGTGCTGCCCAAGAATCCGGCCAACTTCAACGTCGATAATATCCGGGTCGTCAAGATCATGGGTGGCAGCCTGGACCAAAGCCGTGTGGTCAAGGGCATGGTCTTTCCCAAGGAGCCCGATGGCTCCGTGAAGAAGGCACGCCGTGCCAAGGTCGGCGTCTACACCTGTCCCATCGACACCAGCCAGACCGAAACCAAAGGTACCGTGCTCTTGCACAACGCCAAGGAGATGATGGACTTTTCCAAGGGTGAGGAGACCCAGCTGGAGACGGCTATCAAGGAGCTCCACGATTCCGGTCTGCGAGTGGTCGTCTGCGGCGACAAGATTGGCGATCTGGCCATGCACTACCTCAACCGCTTCGGCATCCTTGCCATCCGTATCCTGAGCAAATTCGAGCTGCGAAGAGTCTGCCGCGTGGTCGGCGCCACACCCTTGGCCCGGCTAGGCGCCCCCATGCCCGACGAGATGGGCAGCATCGACGTTGTCGAAACGCTCGAGATTGGTGGCGACCGAGTCACCGTGTTCAGAcaggaggacgaggtgacgAGGACTGCTACTCTCGTCCTCCGCGGCGCTACCCAGAATCACCTCGACGATGTTGAACGagccgtcgatgacggcgtgAATGTCGTCAAGGCCATCACAAGAGACCCACGACTTGTCCCTGGCGCCGGTGCCACAGAGATTCAACTGAGCACCAGGATACAGGCCCAAGGAGAGAAAACGCCTGGCCTGAGCCAGTACGCCATCAAGAAGTATGGCGAGGCCTTCGAGGTGATTCCCCGAACCCTGGCCGAGAGCTGTGGCTTGGACGCCACCGAGGTTCTCAGCAGGCTATACGCTGCCCATCACAAGGGTGAGGATGGTGATACTGGTGTCGATATTGAG AACAACGACGATAGCGGCACACTGGATGCAACGGAGGAAGGCATCTTGGATCTGTTGGCATCGAAGCACTGGGCCATCAAACTGGCAACCGAGGCCGCTCGGACTGTCCTGTCCGTCGACCAGATTATTGTGGCAAGACAGGCCGGAGGGCCCAAGCCGCCCGGCCCCAACCCT AACTGGGACGAGGACTAA
- a CDS encoding von Willebrand and RING finger domain containing protein, whose protein sequence is MFARSRKSHRQRDEFPEPPGNDSRSNVFPPATRGSSLRGRGESIGSTAAESTFTSRTDNPMAGSVDRSRIKRDRTFVGSECAVCEEPLEHTLQGERVLQFSCSHVAHEACFYEYIRELDSQYCPTCDAPLHLDTSRGGNVIDISRFFHRDKVTLPATNSAAEKISNMVRTAGGDARTSTQTPTPTLTPTFAPTWDSQTVRPPSVNSSQKQHQSQQFSLNGRDSGTRASARDSREAPPSDRYDSSKHTRSDSEADGVASSSGYPETTQSGPPWRHDYDVQAMETTLGSPRGVARNPIPPPTVTVRSEFPTINKSLQQQTLTCLVTVEVPDNKWKPDPEDIGVQAPAPAPPSVGARMDQGTSRSVTPAPSVRRFHPYEPAEVLEEMTETLRNRVENWHGLDFSKFGQLRLYGTLRVGKDRATWQELECYLFAEMLICVKEKKLSPQAHQWDDSGAPRKLTRCTLKGSILIKKHLNEVSEAGSMDGNVLTLSLSVAELPQFHLKFENRNQLKLWNQALLDLNAVEPSPTRSPDLDRGDLSETDEEADWQRSHPQRVSSTTSSWGHKSATTAPTEYTNLATKCPSPVSSIHVPIDVVVVVPISASMQGVKINLVRDALKFMVGTLGEKDRMGLVTFGSGGGGVPIVGMTTKAWPGWSNILGLIKPVGQKSHRADIVEGANVAMDLLMQRKHNNPIATILLISDASTADADSVDFVVSRAEAAKITIHSFGLGMTHKPDTMIELSTRTKAAYTYVKDWMMLRECLAGCLGGMQALSHQNVKLKLKLPEGSPAKFHKISGALQITKRATGRDAEASLGDLRFGDKRDILVQLVIMPDNSSQDQLPQDPWDNIVSGLEALGGSSDNDGERTVSVEEVPLIQADLSWGDILRDGTMTQMPRPSLLAITMLPASAGQKKSWQNAPLIPPHPSIVQRRMELLTSDMLTRALTLVGRGQHDRAHTLLNETRSILKGLGKGGLPPVPPTSKSASPTPHLGHEHPPSSTATPDRKQSPSPPASVHSSSGNNFQPAQLGPRQADGIALGVGIDATTVTALDAELESSLEWINHPAVFGRDSRKAVLQAIGVISSQRAYTFRTPIEGLWAGRVGGIKRLAEKSREWREECGEGGIMEEA, encoded by the exons ATGTTCGCCCGGTCGAGGAAAAGTCACCGTCAGCGTGACGAGTTTCCCGAACCCCCTGGGAATGATTCCAGGA GCAATGTCTTCCCCCCAGCAACGCGCGGCAGCTCTCTTCGGGGACGTGGCGAGTCCATTGGGTCAACGGCTGCGGAATCTACCTTCACATCGCGAACAGACAACCCGATGGCCGGCTCCGTCGACAGGAGTCGCATAAAGCGCGACAGGACCTTTGTCGGCAGCGAATGCGCCGTATGCGAAGAGCCCTTGGAGCATACCCTGCAGGGCGAGCGCGTCCTTCAATTCTCCTGTTCTCACGTCGCTCACGAGGCCTGCTTCTACGAGTACATACGCGAGCTCGACTCCCAGTACTGTCCTACCTGCGATGCGCCGCTGCATCTCGACACGAGCCGAGGAGGCAACGTCATCGACATAAGTCGGTTCTTCCACCGGGACAAGGTCACGCTTCCAGCTACTAATTCGGCGGCAGAGAAAATCAGCAACATGGTCCGCACCGCCGGTGGCGACGCTCGCACCTCGACGCAaaccccgacgccgacccTGACGCCGACCTTTGCGCCGACCTGGGACAGCCAGACGGTGAGGCCGCCCAGCGTCAACAGCTCTCAGAAGCAGCATCAATCTCAGCAGTTCAGCCTCAATGGCCGCGACAGCGGGACCCGCGCGAGCGCCAGGGATAGCCGTGAAGCCCCGCCATCGGACCGCTACGATTCCTCAAAGCACACGCGCAGCGacagcgaggccgacggcgtagCCTCGTCCAGCGGGTACCCGGAAACGACGCAGAGCGGCCCTCCGTGGCGCCACGACTACGATGTTCAGGCCATGGAGACGACCCTAGGCAGCCCTCGCGGCGTCGCCAGGAACCCCATTCCTCCCcccaccgtcaccgtccgaTCCGAGTTCCCAACCATCAACAAATCCCTCCAGCAGCAAACCCTCACctgcctcgtcaccgtcgaggtGCCGGACAACAAGTGGAAGCCCGACCCAGAGGACATCGGCGTCCaagcgccggcgccggcgccgccctccgtCGGTGCACGCATGGACCAAGGCACCTCGAGGTCTGTGACACCTGCCCCGAGCGTCCGCCGCTTCCATCCATACGAGCCCGCCGAAGTTCTCGAAGAAATGACCGAGACTTTGCGTAACCGCGTCGAGAACTGGCATGGCTTAGACTTCAGCAA ATTCGGCCAGCTGAGACTGTACGGCACTCTCCGGGTGGGCAAGGACAGGGCGACGTGGCAGGAGCTGGAATGCTACCTCTTCGCCGAGATGCTCATCTGTgtcaaggagaagaagctgTCGCCCCAGGCACATCAGTGGGATGACTCCGGTGCGCCGAGAAAGTTGACTCGATGCACGCTGAAGGGCTCCATTCTCATCAAGAAGCATCTCAACGAGGTGTCGGAGGCCGGAAGCATGGACGGAAATGTCCTGACCCTGAGCCTatccgtcgccgagctgccTCAGTTCCACCTAAAGTTTGAGAACCGGAACCAGCTCAAGCTTTGGAACCAAGCCCTGCTGGACCTGAACGCCGTTGAACCCTCCCCCACCCGCAGCCCGGATCTCGACCGTGGCGACCTGtccgagacggacgaggaagcggacTGGCAGCGCTCGCATCCGCAGCGAGTTTCGTCCACGACATCCTCGTGGGGCCAcaagtcggcgacgacggcccccACCGAGTATACCAACCTCGCGACCAAGTGCCCTAGTCCTGTGAGCTCGATACACGTCCCCATCgacgttgtcgtcgtcgttcccaTCTCGGCATCCATGCAGGGCGTGAAGATCAACTTGGTTCGCGATGCGCTCAAGTTCATGGTCGGCACCCTCGGCGAGAAGGATCGCATGGGACTGGTGACGTTCGGAtccggaggcggcggcgtgcccatcgtcggcatgaCCACCAAGGCCTGGCCCGGCTGGTCCAACATCTTGGGCTTGATCAAGCCGGTGGGACAGAAGAGCCACCGGGCCGACATCGTGGAAGGTGCCAACGTGGCCATGGATCTGTTGATGCAACGCAAGCACAACAACCCCATCGCCACCATCCTCCTCATCAGCGACGCCTCCACGGCAGACGCAGATTCCGTCGACTTCGTCGTCTCCAGagcggaggcggccaagatcACCATCCATTCCTTTGGCCTCGGCATGACGCATAAGCCGGACACCATGATTGAGCTTTCCACGAGGACCAAGGCCGCCTACACGTACGTCAAGGACTGGATGATGCTTCGTGAGTGCTTGGCCGGCTGCCTCGGAGGGATGCAAGCCCTGTCGCACCAAAATGTGAAGCTCAAGCTCAAGCTTCCCGAGGGCTCCCCCGCCAAGTTCCACAAGATCAGCGGTGCGCTGCAGATCACCAAGCGAGCCACTGGCCGCGACGCCGAAGCAAGCCTCGGCGATTTACGCTTCGGCGACAAGCGTGATATCCTCGTCCAGCTGGTCATCATGCCAGACAACTCCTCCCAGGACCAGTTGCCGCAAGATCCTTGGGATAACATCGTGTCCGGCTTGGAGGCGCTCGGCGGGTCGTCGGACAATGACGGAGAAAGGACCGTGTCCGTCGAGGAGGTCCCCTTGATCCAGGCCGATCTGAGCTGGGGGGACATTCTCCGGGACGGCACCATGACCCAGATGCCACGACCCTCACTCCTGGCCATCACAATGTTACCCGCCAGTGCCGGCCAGAAGAAGTCGTGGCAGAATGCGCCCCTGATACCTCCTCACCCGAGCATCGTGCAGCGGCGCATGGAGCTGCTCACCTCTGACATGCTCACACGAGCCCTGACCCTGGTCGGTCGTGGCCAGCATGATCGTGCGCACACTCTCCTCAACGAGACGCGATCCATTCTGAAGGGACTTGGCAAAGGTGGGCTGCCACCGGTCCCCCCTACGAGcaagtcggcgtcgccgacgcctcaTCTTGGCCACGAACATCCCcccagctcgacggcaaccCCTGATCGAAAGCAgagcccgtcgccgcctgcctcgGTTCATTCCTCGTCCGGAAACAACTTCCAGCCTGCTCAGCTCGGGCCCAGacaggccgacggcatcgcacTTGGCGTCGGAATCGATGCTACCACCGTGACCGCCTTGGATGCCGAGCTTGAGAGCAGCCTGGAGTGGATCAACCACCCTGCTGTCTTTGGCCGCGACAGCCGCAAGGCCGTTCTCCAGGCCATTGGCGTCATCAGTTCGCAGCGTGCGTATACATTCCGCACCCCCATCGAAGGTCTTTGGGCAGGACGTGTGGGTGGCATCAAGCGGTTGGCAGAAAAGAGCCGCGAGTGGCGCGAGGAATgtggcgagggcggcatcATGGAAGAAGCATAA